The DNA segment CCGGGTTGATGACCTCAATGTCGGTGATCGTGCCGTTGGCGTTGAAGGTGGCTCTGAGCAAGACCCTGCCAATGACTTTATGTTCCTGGGCTTCGGGTGTAACAATCGGCGTAGGGGCGTAGGTCAACGCGAAGGGCACGTAACCCGACGGCTTTGGCCCGTTAAAAGGAATATCGGAAGGCACCCCTGTGCCGTTCGGTGTGCCATTGCTGCTGCCGTTCGGGTTGGTGCTGTTGCCTGTCGGGCGACCGCCGCCCGGCCCGCCATTCGGGCCTGCGCCTGTGCCCTCACGACCGCCGATCCCGTCTCGCTTGCCTTCGCCGGGTGAAGGCGGCGCGTCGGTCGCTCCGTTAGGCAGGCCGACCGGCAGATCGACCGCCGGCGGCGGCGACTCGGGGCCTTTGATCGTCGCCATCACCGGCAATGACGCATGCTCGACGGGCGGCGTGAACGGCTTGATGATCTGCGGCGCGGGCGAGGTCGGGGGCGGCGGGCCTTTGGTTACGGGCGGCGCTTCTTCTCTGCCGCCGCCGCTCTGTCCGCTGTCGTCGTGCGCCGCTTTGGCTTTCGTCTCCCCTTCTGCCACTTGCGAAGGCAGATCGATCCGCTGCACCTCGTAGCCGCTCTCTTTCGGCGCGGCCAGGCTGCGCCAGCCGATCACGACGATTACCGTCAGCAGCAAAGCGTGAACGACGAGCGCGCCCGCCAACCCGAAGTAAATCCGGCGGCGGCGTTTCGCGTCCCTGGTGTCGTCAGTAAAAAGATTATGCAGGAACCCGCCTGGATCGCGCCGGAATTCGCTTAGGGCGCGCGCGACCTCTTCGGCTAACCGCGCCGGCAGGCTCTTCGGCTCGATGAGCGCGAACGGCGGCGCATCGGGCCTTGTGGCCGTCGCGACGAAATCGCTGGTGGTTGCTGAAGCCATGAGGGTGAGCCGTTGCGGCGGGAGGCACGCGTTGACGCGCGAAGGCCGCGACGGGGTGAGCCCCGCGCGGCCTTCGGCAATTTCCTTCTTACCGCAAGTTGAATTCGATCTGCACAGGCACCCAGAAGGCGATGGGCTGACCGGATTTCATTGCCGGCCGGAATCGCAACTGGTAAGCCGCCTGAATCGCCTGCTCGTCCAGACCGTCGGGCAGACCGCGCACGATTCTCGCCTGCTTGACCGCGCCATCGGCGCCGACCAGCACGCGGGCGATGACGACGCCCTGAATCTTGTTCTTGCGCGCTTCTTCGGTGTAACGCGGCTGCGGGCTGTTGAGCGGCACAGGCTTCTGGTCTACGACCGTGGCCACGGCATTGCGGTCGCCGCCGCCGAGGCGCGGGTCGCCGCCGCCCATGTTATAGCCATGTCCCGGCCCCGCGCCGGTGCCATCGCCGCTGCCGATGCCGCCACCCGAACCGGTGCCGATGCCGCCGCCTGTGCCGGGGCCGGGCGAGGGCGGGCCGGGCACGCCTTTCGGGTCGCCCGTCGGCATATCGGCGATGCGCGGCGGCTCAAGCCGCGGATCAACTTGAATGGTCTCTTGCACCGGCAGTGAAGGCGGTCGGAGCTGCGGCTCCGGGCGCGGCGCGATGATGGGCGGCGTCAATGAAAACTTCGGCAACTGCCCTTTCGATTGCGGAGTCGGCGCGTTGCGCCCGCCGCCGCCGCCGCCGCCGGCCTTCTTCTCCATCTTCGGCATATCAATCGGCGCAATATCGGTCAGCTTATAATCGACCACCGCCAGCTCTTCCTGCGCCCCGGCATTGTGGTGCTTGATCCAGAAAGCGATCAGCATGGCGGCGACGATGCTGGCGAAGACGAACATGGCGACGGCAAAGCCGAGCATCAATCGGTCTTGCCGCAGCCGCCCGCCGACGCCGTCGCCTTTGAGGGCGCCGGTGACAAACGCTTTGGGATTCTGGCGGAATTCTTGACTGGCTTCGGCAAAGCCGGTGGCCAGTCGTTTGATGATAGACGGTTGATATAGGAAAGCGTCAGCGAATAAGGCTTTCTGTTGTTGCATGTCCTTTTTTCTCCCGGCTCCTGCTACTGCTCTTTCGACCTCTACCTGGGCTTCAGAGGTTAAGGAGAGACCTGAATCCTCTTACCATTCTGTTGACGGGCCGCTTTATCCCCTACCGAAGAGACAGCCCTTTATATTTTCACTTGCCGTTCAAAGCAGTGTCAAGAAATTTCATCTCGGCGTCATCGGCGCTCGATCTCGGGCAACCACTCTTTTGACGTCGCGGCGGCGCGCCAATCGGTTCCTGCTTTGTAGAATGCCGCGCGCCCTGTGCCTTGCAGAAATTGTCCTAAACCGCCGAATGCTTAGTGCGCTCTACACGCCTTCGAGATGCCCCGCTCCACGAATGTCGAAAAATTGCAACATGCCCCGGCTAGGGACTGGAGCTAGGGGCTAGGGCTAGCCGAACAAGCGCCCATGCCTCCACAATAAAAAAAGAAGCAATTCGGGCTCAATTCCTCTTACCAGACCTTAATCCCTGGCCCCTACCTGGTTTCGTACTTCCAGATGGTGCCGTCCAGTCCGGCGGCATAGCCCGTGCGCTCGCCGGCAAAGACAACGTGCAGCAACCGCGCCGGGAAGGGCGTCGTCGCCGTTAGCCATTCGTCGCCGCCGTCTGCGGTGTAAAGCACATTGCCATTGTCGCCGACGGCCCAGCCGCGCTTGCGGTCGATGAAATAGACGGCGCGCATCTTGAACTCGTCTTTCACCTGATAGAGCTTTTCCCAGGTCTTGCCGCCGTCGCGTGTGCGCACCATGCGCCCGCTGCGGCCAACGGCCCAGCCGTTGTTCTCGTCGGCGAAAAAGATGCTGCGATAGACCAGATCACCCGCCGGCCGCGTCGCCTTCTCCCAGTTCAGGCCGCCATCATTGGTCTTATAAAAGCCGCCGTTGTCGGTGCTGGCCCACGCCGTTCGCGGGTTGAGGAAGAATATCCAGGCCACCGCCTGCTCGAACGGGAAAGGCGTTTCGTTCCAGTGCTGGCCGCCGTCTGTGGTGATCAGAAATGTGCCCGGCTGCTCGGTGTACTCGTCTTTGCGCCCGCCGCCCCAGGCCCAGCCGTGCTGCGCGTCAATGAAGCGCAGGTTGTCGAGCTGTTCCGGCTGTTCCATCTCCGGCGGCTTGTAGCCGGTGATCTTCAACTTGATCTTGCCGGCCTTGCGCTGCATCGCCCAGGTCGCGCCGCCGTCTGCGGTGTGCAGGATGTCGCGGTCAATCGTCAGCGCCCAGCCGGCCTGCGGGTCTGCGAACCAGACCTGGCGAATCTTGTACTTGAACTGATCGGGGATCGCTTTCCAGGTGGCGCCGCCATCGGTCGTGTGCAGGACCTCGAACCCTTGATTCGCCTTGAGCGGGTCTTCGGGCTTCTTGCCTGCGGCTTTGGGCTTGGGCGCTTTGTTAGCATTCGCGTTGGCGTTTTCGTTGCCGGCGTCTTCGGGCGGCACATAGCCTCGGTCTGTCTGGCCATTGAGCCAGCCGACATCTTCGTTGACGAAGTTGATGCTGAAGAAGGCATCCGAGGTGCCGGTGTCGAGCGGCGTCCAGTTGCCGCCACCGTTCGACTTCGAGCAAGCCGCCGCAAACACGAGGGCGGCGACAAAGGCGGCGATAAAGAATCTCAATTTACCCATTCTGCTTTCCTCTGATCCTGATTGATTGCGAATCATCACTAATCGTCTAACCGATCTCTATGTGTGTACATTCGTGTGATTCACGACCGGACGCCTTTTACATTCAACGGGCTTAAGCGTGTCCAGTAACGATTTTGGGAACCAGGTCGTGAAAAATGTATCCCAACGTTTTATAAATAAGCTTTGCGGTTAAGAAGCTCGGAGAGGGGTTGTCAGGTGAGGTTGAGAGTTCGGTGATATCCATGCCAACAATGCGCCGGTTTCGGGCAACCTTGCGGAGTAACCAGACGACGTCATACCACATGAGTCCGCCAGGTTCCGGAGTCCCGGTTGTAGGAATAAGACTAGGGTCGAATCCATCGACATCTATCGTCAGATAGACTTCTTGAGTAAGGCTTGCGACTACGTCATCCATCCAGTCTGTTCGACCGATAATATCCTTCGCAAAGAATATCTTTGTTGGCAGAGATGGAATCACTCTCGCCTCTTCAGAGGATAATGACCGAATGCCAACTTGAACCACCGGACAAAATTCCACGACGCGACGCATAATTGATGCATGGCTGTGTGGGGTTCCATCATATTGATCACGAAGATCTGCATGTGCATCTATCTGAAGCACTGATAGATTAGCATACCTTTCCTTATGTGCTTTGATTACTGGAGCAGAAATGGAGTGCTCTCCCCCCAGCATACAAATGAACTTGTCCAGCGTAAGTAGTTCTTTTGCTTCCTGGTAAAGCACCCGCATCATTTCATCTGGTTCTCTGTCGGCGTCGGTAGCTGTAAGCGTATGAATACCAATCTGAGAAGTCTCTCCGCCAACCTCCTCGTCGAATAACTCCATATTCCGAGAAGCCGCGATTATCGCTTGCGGTCCATCTTTTGTTCCTACGCCATAGCTCACCGTTTTCTCAAATGGCACCGGCCAAATTAATACCTTCGCTTTGTCAAAGTCGGCTGCTTCTTCGTCAAGCCCCCCAAAATTGAAAGGCAGGTTTGTCGATTCGCTCATCCTTCCTCCGTTATTTGTTACTGTTTCGATTCCATCAGCGCAACAGAACTATCACCGCGTCCGCGCAAGTCTCCGTACGGTGAATATCCGCTGATGCACTAACAGACAATTCTAGATCATGTCGGAGCTTTTTGTAATTCGATGCAAGAGACACTGAAATTCTGTATCTGTCTTCTGAGGGTTTTTCAGCTCGGCAAGCTGGCCTTTTGTAATCCGCACGGGTTGCGAGCGCGGACTGCGGTCCTCGGTACTATAATAAGAGAGGTAGCCTATCCCGATTTTAAGGCCATTTGAGTCGCCACCCGCCGATTCCGGATAATCTGGCCGGAACAAATACTTGACTTCATAAGGCAATAAGCTAAGGACAAACCGTGCGTCTGCTGCACGCACATAGCTTCCTATAAAGACCGCATCTGGGGTATCTGGAATTGCATGTTCAAGGAGGGTAGATTTGATTCCGTATGCATGGAGCTTTTTTACTACCGAATCCGCCTGCTCTTTTGTAAAACCGCGATTGTGGTAATAAATCTCAGCTTTGCAAGAAGTCTCTCCGAGACTATGCGGACGAATCCCAAGTCCTCTCACTGCTCTTTCTATTTGCGTGCAAGCTGCCCCAAGAGCAGCCTGCCAGTTTTGAGACAGGTGCGGCTGGAAGGTAGCCGACGTCACTCCTGCTAGGTCTGAAGGCAGCCGTAAAGAAGCTGTACGGTCGTAAACAATGAATGTTCTTTTACGACCAAGTCGTCCAATAAACAGGCCGAGTTCAAGCAAAACGTTATCACGCGGAGAAGGACTTGATCCCTTTCTACTCTTGATTAAATCATCAGGTGTCAGTACAAGGCTCGCAAAATCAAACTCGCCTAGTTTCTCGACCAGTGCTTCTAAGGTTCCCTCTCCGAGTCCGAAAACTCCTTGACTCCACAGGGTTATTTCACATTCATGATCAAGATTAGCCTGTATCGCTTTGGCAATCTCTAGCCCTTCCAATGACGAGCCAATAAACATTTTGGGCCGTTGCCTATTCATAAGTTTACGTCACCTTGACTCTATCCACTAAACCAACAGGGACCAAGCAAAATACCCTTACTATTTCGAAGATCAACCGGAGAATAAACTAACTCAGCCTGCGAAGTATGAGGTTACTGCGTAGACCTTGTGTTTTAACACAGATTGTATTTTGGAGAAAACTCGAATTTGACGGGAAGTGTTCGCGCAGGGCTATGAGCCTTGCGCCTTTGGTATACCACTGACCTTAACAGACGACCTGTGCCCCTGCCGCACGGCTTTCTTAAGATTGGCGTTTAAATCGTGCGCAACCAAACGCGCTTACTTCTGCTCCAACCGCTTCAGCATCTCGACGCCGTTGGCGTTGTCAGGGTTCAGCTCGATGGACTTCTTGTAATTCTGGATGGCGAGCGCTTTGTCGCCGTTTTCCATGTAGGCTTCGGCGAGACTGTCGTAGACGTTCGATGAATTCGGAAACGCCTCGACGTTGAGCTTGAAAATCTCGATTGCCTCTTTGATCTTCTTCGAGCGCAAATAGCTATAACCGAGACTGTTCAGCGCGCCTTCGTTCACCTTGAAGCTGTCGGGGTGCTGCCGCCAGTCGGCGCGGAACTGGCGAATGGCGGCTTCGACGCCGACCTGCTCAATGCTGCGGCGCAGGCGGCGGCTAGGTGAGTTGTACGCTTCATAGTTCAGCAAACTGAAAGCCGGCTGATCGCCGCCCATCGCCTCTTTAACAATCTCAGGGATGATGCCGAGCCCGTTGTCGCTATTGGTAAAGATGATCACGCCGGTTTTCGGCTTGCTGAAGGCGACGACATAATCCTTGAAGCCGCCATTGTCGCCCCAGTGCCAGAAGGCGTCGCCCTGCGCTGTGTGTTGCAGCCCGACGCCGAGCCCCCACGCCAAAGACGGCGACGGCTTCAGCAGCTTGCGATTCAGGCAGTTCACGCAGCCTTCGTCGAGCTTGACCTGCGGCGTCAACATCTGTTGCGCGGTCGTTTCTTTCAAGCCGGTGCCGTTCATCACCGCGATGACGAACCGGGCGTAATCGCTCGGCGTCGTGCGCAGGCTGGCGGCGGCGTTCGCTTGCTGGCCCCTGTTCTGCGGCAGGGGCTTGCCCATCTGCGAATGGCCGACGGCCATCTGCGCGGCGATGCGGTCTTGCCAGACGTAGCTGCTGTCTTGCATACCGAGCGGCGCGAAGACCTCTTTGCGCATCACTTCATTCAACGGCTGGCCGGTCAGATGCTCGACCACTTTTTGCAGGTAGACGAAGCCTTCGCCCGAATAGCTGAAGCGGTCGCCCGGCGTGAACATGATGGCCAGCGGCTTGCCTTCGGGTCGCCAGTTCGGAAAGCCTGTGGTGTGGCTCAAGACGCGGCGCGCGGTGATCAGGTTCAAGCGCTCGTCATTTTCAATGTAAGCCGGTAGGTATTTCGACAGCGGCGTGTCTAAATCAAGCTCGCCGCGTTCGACCATCTTCAACACCGCATAGGCGAAGACCGGCTTGCTCAGTGACGCCGCTTCAAACATCGTGCTTAAATCAACAATCTCTTTCGTGCCGGCGTTCTTGACTCCGAAGCCGCTCGCCCAATAGACCTTCCCATCACGAATCCAGGCGATAGATAATCCCTGCACGTCACCTTCGCTCATCAGCCGCGAGATCAGACCACTCAGCCCAAGGATGTCACGCCGTGGGTCGGCAATCGTATGGCTCGGACGCGTGGAAGGCTTCGCCTTGTGTTGCGCTGCGCCCGCGAGCGCGAGCGCGAGGATCAATAAAAGAGCAGTCAAAGCGGGACAGTTAAACTTCATCGCGGACTCCGGTGTTGTGAGATTTGCGTTGCAATGGCGACTACGCTCGCGCCGCGGCGAAAGATTCGCTAATTAGATAATCAGCATCGCGTCGCCGTAGCTGTAGAAGCGATAGTCGCGCTCGACCGCGTGGCGGTACGCCCGCAACACCAAGTCGCGCCCGCCGAAGGCCGACACCAGCATCAGCAGCGACGATTGCGGGAGATGAAAGTTGGTGACGAGTCCGCTGATGACGCGGAATTGAAAGCCGGGATAGATGAACAACTCCGTCGTCGCCGCGCCAGCCGCGACGCGGGGACGCGGCGACGCGGCGACGCGGCGAAGGAAAGAGTCTGCCGCTCCCATGATTTCTTGCTCCTCTGCTTCTTTGTTTTCTCTCTCCGCGTCGCCGTGTCGCCGCGTCCCCGCGTCGCACCGGCAGGCCGATTCCAGCGCGCGCGTCGTCGTCGTGCCGACGGCGATCACTCGGCGGGCTTCTTTGAGCGCGCGGTTGATTGCCGCCGCCGCCGCTTCGCTGATCTCGTAGCGCTCGGCTTCGATGCGATGCGCTTCGACGCGCTCGACGCGGATGGGCTGGAATGTGCCGTAGCCGACATGCAGCGTAATCTCTACGACTTCGACGCCGCGAGCGCGGATGCGCTCAAGCAGCTCAGGCGTGAAGTGCAATCCGGCGGTCGGCGCCGCCACCGCGCCGCGCTCGCGGGCGTAGACCGTTTGATAGCGCTCGTGATCCAGGCGGTCTTCTTCGTCGCGCTTGATGTAAGGCGGCAGCGGCGTGCGCCCGATGCGATCAATGATCTCGTCAAAATCGCCCGCGGCATGGAAGCGCACGATGCGGCGACCATGCTCGCGCCATTCGACGATTTCGGCGGTGAGCTTGCCGCGCGCGAATTCAACTTCAGCGCCGGGCAGCAAGTGTCTGCCGGGCCGCACCAAGGCTTCCCAGACGAGCGGCTCCAGGCGATCTGTCAAAAAAATCTCGACGCGCCCGCCGAGAATCGTCTCGCCGCGTGATGTCTTCCTAAGCCGCCTGCCGATGAGCCGCGCCGGAAAGACTCGCGTGTTGTTCAAGACCAGCACATCACCGGCGCGCAGACACTCCGGCAGATGATCGAAGCTCGTATCGTCGAACGCCTGCGCCGCGCGCTCAACAACCAGCAGCCGCGACTGGTCGCGCCGCGCCGCCGGCTCCTGCGCGATCAATCGTTCGGGCAGCTCGTAATCGAAATCGGAAACCAGCATGTCTGTGACGCGGCGACGCGACAACGGGGTGACGCGGCGACAGATTCAATGCGGCTCTCTCGCCGTGTTCCCGTGTCGCCACGTCACCCCGTCAAAGCCTTTCATCCTTCGAGCTTCACCTCTTCGGCGGGAAGGTCGTCGGTGCTGTCGGGCGGTTTCTTGTGCGACGCTTCGTAAAGGTGGTCGCGATGCACCAGCGCCGTGAACTGCGCGCCGAAGAGCATAATCACGCTCGACAGGTAAACCCACGACAGCAGCGCCACGCCCGCGCCGATTGAGCCATACAGCAGGTCGTAGTGAAAGTAAGGCAGCAGGTAGGCGAAGCCGAACTTGGCCGCTTCCCACAAGACCCCGGCCAGCACCGCGCCGGTCAGCGCCTCGACAAACGGCACATGCGTATTCGGCAGCAGCTTGTAGAGCAAGGTGAAGAGCGTGACGGTCACCGCCAGGCTGACGAGGATAAAGACCATCTGCCAGGCGAACTCGGAAAACGGCGTGATCCACGGGCCGAGCTTTAGCGGGATGCGCTGTGCCGCTGCCTGCGCGCCGGTGACGAAGGCGGTGAACAAGGCCGATGCGCCGAGCAGCGCGAAGATCGAGCCCATCACGGCGATGTTCCATGCGCGCCCGCGCAGGAAGGCGCGCGGGTAGGTGCCCCAGACGCGGTTCAAGGCTTTCTCGATGACCGTGAACATCCACGACGCCGCCCACAGCATGACGGTGACGCAACTGACGATGACGCCCGTCGAGATGTTGCTGATCGATTCGAGGTTCTTACGCACGAAGCTCTGCGCTCCCGGCAGAAAGGCGAGCACCTGGCCGATGATGTACTTCTCGACGGTCGCCGGGCCGAGCAGGTGGTTGCCGATGGTGAGCAGCAGCAGCAGCATCGGAAACAGCGTCAGCATCGAGAAGTAAGAGACTGCCGCTGCCGCCGTCGTCAGGTCATTATCCATGAATGACATGAAACTGCGCGTCAGGATGCGTTGTCTGTGCGCTTTTTTCGGCATGTCGTAAAGTGGGAATCGCCCCGTCTGCCGCGAGCGTCGGCGCGGTCAGCCGGCTCGGCTATCTGCAACATCATTGTAGTGGCTCGCCACGGCGAAAGGCAAAGTCGTGCGGCGCCACTGGTCAGGCGCATCAAGGCGAGTATAATTGCTGGCAGAACGCCAACACCCAGAGGCAATCGTATGATGATTGAGTCGGTCGAGTTCAAGAACTTCAAGGCCCTGCGCGATGCGAAGCTGCCCTTGAGTCAATTCACGCTGATCGTCGGCCCGAATGGCAGCGGCAAGAGCACCGCGATGCAGGCGCTGCAAGCGGTTGGGAATCTTGAGAGCGTAGACTATTCGAAGATAATTACCGCCGGGATCAATCCAACAGAACAAGCTGTTGAGGTCATCATTAATTGGGGCAAATCATTGGGGGAGGCGCAGACGGTTGCGACATGGTTTTCTCATCCATTTCCTTCTCGCAATTATCCACTGCGATCTGAGTATCGTCTGAAGCTGGATCAGATCTTAGAAGCTATTCGCGTCTATTCTTTTGACGCCCAAGCAATAGCAACACCTACACAGCTTGTGCCGCGCATGACCCTAGATTCTAATGGTGCTAATCTAGCCGGTGTGCTTGACCGCCTGCGTGACAACGCGCCAGAGAGATTCGAGGCATTGAATGAGGAATTAGGCAGGTGGTTGCCAGAATATGATCGCATCCTGTTTGACACACCGCAGGCCGGGTTCCGCTCTATCCGACTGCGGAAGCGTGAGGGACATCACAAGATTCCGGCTTCTGAACTTTCACAAGGAACGCTCCTCGCGCTTGCTTTGCTCACGCTCGCATACCTCCCCGACCCGGCACCAATCATCTGCATCGAAGAGCCGGATCGCGGCATTCACCCGCGCTTGCTGCGTGATGTGCGTGATGCGCTCTATCGATTAAGCTACCCGGCGGACTTTGGTGAGAAGCGCGAGCCGGTGCAGGTCATTGCGACAACACATTCGCCCTACCTGCTCGACTTGTTCAAAGACCACCCCGAAGAAATCGTCATTGCCCAGAAGATCGGGCAAGAGGCGCGGTTCGAGCGGCTGTCGGATCAGGACAACATTGACGAGATACTGGAAGGCGCAAGGTTGAGCGACCTCTGGTACAGCGGCATTCTTGGGGGAGTTCCCGCGCAGCCATGAAGCTCGCCATCCTTAGCGAATCGCCTGCGGACGCCGCCGCCATCCGCATTCTCGTCGATGCGCTACTCGGTGAGCAAACAGAGAGGATGGCTTTCCCTTTGCTCTTTCCTCCCGGCTGGCCGGCGGTGCTCGATGTTTTGCCAAACGTCCTCAAACATCTGCACTATCGCACGAACGCCGATTCGCTGGTGGTCGTCGTGGATTCGGACAACTCGCCTGTTCACGAACGCGCGCATGATGAGCCGGATGGGGCGCTCGATCTCTGTAAAGTTTGTCTGTTGCGCACGGCCATAACGCAAACCCAGATGCGCCTTCAGCCCATTGCCGGACGGTTGCCCGTCAAGACGGCCATTGGGCTGGCCGTGCCGGCAATCGAAGCCTGGTATCTCTGCGGCACTGACCCGCAAGCAACCGAAGCGGCTTTAACGCAAAGGCTCGGTGCCACCCTTCGTGAAATCAAATTGCAACTCAAGCGAGCTGTGTATATGACGGCGCGTCCTCCGCTTGCGATGGCAACAGCGCGCGCTGTCCAAGAAGCAACGCGGCTAACGCAAAACTTGAATCTGCTTGAGCAACTATTCCCCAACGGTTTCGGTTCGCTCGCACGTGATGTGCGGAAGTGGTGAATTCATCACAGCTATCACACCTTTCTGCATCCCATAATCCCTACGATCCTCATGCGCGACGGCGGCGGCTTTCCTTCGTCAGCGCGGTTGCTTATACTTGGCGGCGTCAACGACGAAACAGGCATGGCCCCGCAGCGAATAAAACGTGTCGTTATCCTCAGTGCCCTGGCCGCGGCGCTCGCCGTGACGGCGGCGCTGCTCGCTCTGCGGTGGCGGCCCGCGGCACTTGCGACGATCCGCCATGCTTCCATCGGCTCAGTCGATGACCGCTTGAGCGATCTGCCGCGCGTCATCTTGTGGGCCTGGGAGCGCCCCGAAGATTTGCGCTTCATCAACCCGCAAGCAACTGGCGTCGCCTATCTGGCCGCAACCATTCGCCTGCGCGGCGACCGCACCATCATCCGCCCGCGCTTGCAGCCGCTGCGGCTTGCGCCCGGCACACGTCGCGTCGCCGTCGCACGCATTGAAACCGGCAATCGCCCGCTCTATTCAGACGAGCAGCGCCGCCGCATCGTGGCCGAACTCATCGGGCTGGCCGGCGGCGAAAACGTCGAAGCCGTGCAGATCGATTTCGACGCGCTCACATCAGAGCGCCCTTTCTACCGCGCCCTGCTCGTTGATCTCAGAGGGCAACTGCCAAAGGCGGTGCGGCTATCGATCACGGCGCTGGCGTCGTGGTGCTATGGCGACAACTGGGTCGCCGACCTGCCGATTGATGAAGCCGTGCCGATGCTGTTTCGCATGGGCGCCGACCGCGAAAACATCCGGATGCGACTGAAAGCCGGCGACCCGTTCAGCGTTCCGCTTGCCCGCCACAGCCTCGGCATCTCGACCGACGAACCGATTGACGGGCTGCCCGCCGGTCGCCGCGTCTATGTCTTCAACCCGCGCCCCTGGTCTGCCGAAAGCGTCGGGCAAATTATCCGCGAGGTTCAGGAAAAGTAAT comes from the Blastocatellia bacterium genome and includes:
- a CDS encoding AAA family ATPase, giving the protein MMIESVEFKNFKALRDAKLPLSQFTLIVGPNGSGKSTAMQALQAVGNLESVDYSKIITAGINPTEQAVEVIINWGKSLGEAQTVATWFSHPFPSRNYPLRSEYRLKLDQILEAIRVYSFDAQAIATPTQLVPRMTLDSNGANLAGVLDRLRDNAPERFEALNEELGRWLPEYDRILFDTPQAGFRSIRLRKREGHHKIPASELSQGTLLALALLTLAYLPDPAPIICIEEPDRGIHPRLLRDVRDALYRLSYPADFGEKREPVQVIATTHSPYLLDLFKDHPEEIVIAQKIGQEARFERLSDQDNIDEILEGARLSDLWYSGILGGVPAQP
- a CDS encoding DUF3142 domain-containing protein, producing MAPQRIKRVVILSALAAALAVTAALLALRWRPAALATIRHASIGSVDDRLSDLPRVILWAWERPEDLRFINPQATGVAYLAATIRLRGDRTIIRPRLQPLRLAPGTRRVAVARIETGNRPLYSDEQRRRIVAELIGLAGGENVEAVQIDFDALTSERPFYRALLVDLRGQLPKAVRLSITALASWCYGDNWVADLPIDEAVPMLFRMGADRENIRMRLKAGDPFSVPLARHSLGISTDEPIDGLPAGRRVYVFNPRPWSAESVGQIIREVQEK